The following nucleotide sequence is from Solidesulfovibrio carbinolicus.
CGAAAATGCGGCCCATGACGGCCGAAATTTTCCGACTTTGTACCAAAACGGCACAAGGTCACTATGCCAAAAATCTGGAGCTTTGGCATAACCACGCGACTACAATCGGTTTTTTCCTCCAGGCTCGACGCCCGGTCCGGGGTGGCAAACACCTGACCGCCGTGCTATCCACCCCGGACTGCGGTCGTCGTGCCCGCCGGGGGGGTCTGGGCGTCTGGGCGCTCCGCTAGCGATAGTGTCGTCACCTTTCACGTCAACCGGATAGGATCGAATGAACATCATCAATCTCACCCGCGATTATGACGAGGATTTCGTTCACAGGGTGGAGGAGGAGTCCGGTCAGAACGTCAGCCTGTGCTACCAGTGCGGGAACTGCACGGCCGGCTGTCCGTACACCTTTGCCTACGACATCCCCGTCAGCCAGATCATGCGCCTCGTCCAGGCCGGCCAGAAAAAGACCGTGCTTTCCAGCAAGTCCATCTGGCTGTGCGCCACCTGCGAATCCTGCACCACCCGCTGCCCCAACATGATCGACGTCGCCTGCGTCATGGACGTGCTGCGCCACATGGCCCGCCGCGAGGGCCTGGCCGCCGTGCCGCAGGTCAAGACGTTCTGGGACAGCTTCCTGGATTCCGTGCGCGCCCACGGCCGGGTTTTCGAACTCGGGCTGCTCATCAACTACGTCGCCAAGACCGGCCGGTTCTGGACCGACATGGACCTCGGCCCCAAGATCCTGCCCAAGGGCAAGCTCGGCTTCACGCCCCACGACATTCAGGGCAAGGAGCACGTGGCCCGGATTTTCGAGCGTTTCGAGAGGGAGTCCAACTCATGAGCGAAGCCATCGCCTACTACCCGGGCTGTTCGGGCCTGGGCACGTCCAAAGAGTACGACACCTCCACCCGGGCGGTGTGCGCCGCCCTGGGACTGTCCCTGGTGGACATCCCGGACTGGAGCTGTTGCGGCTCGTCTCCGGCCCACACCAAGGACCATGTGCTCTCCGCCGCCCTGGCCGCCCGCAACCTGCAGCTCGTGTCCGACATGGGGCTTAAGGCCGCGGCCACGCCCTGCCCGAGCTGCCTGACCAACCTGCGCACGGCCAACCACCGCTGCGAGGCCGCGCCCTTTAAGGCCAAGGTCGACAAGCTCCTGGACGACCCCTACGCCGGCGGCGTCAATGCCGTGTCCGTGCTCCAGGCCCTCACCGAGATGGTCGGGCTGGACGCCGTGAAATCGGCCGTCCGCACGCCGCTTAAAGGCCTCAAGGTGGCCTGCTACTACGGCTGCATCATGAACCGGCCGCCCGAGCTCATGGCCTTTGACGACTGCGAAAACCCCATGGCCATGGACAACATCCTGGCGGCCATGGGGGCCGAGGTCGTGCCCTTTCCGCTCAAGGTCGAGTGCTGCGGGGCCTCCTACGGCATCCCCCGGCCCGACGTGGTGGCCAAACTCTCCGGCAAGCTCCTGGACGTCGCCCAAAGCGTCGGCGCGGACATGGTCGCCGTGGCCTGCCCCTTGTGCCAGATGAACCTGGATCTGCGCCAGGGCCAGATCAACCGCGCCGGCGGCACCAACTACCGGATGCCGGTCCCTTACTTCACCCAGCTCATGGCCGTGGCCCTGAACATCGCGGACGAGGACATCGGGTTTGGCAAGCTCTGCGTGGACCCCAGGCCCGTCCTTTCCAAGGCCCTTGCGGTCGCGGACTAACAGCGAGGGAGCATAGGCAATGCGAATCGGCGTTTTCGTCTGCCACTGCGGCAGCAACATCGAAGGCACGGTGGACACCGCGACCGTGGCCAAGGCGTCCCTGGATTTTCCCGAGGTCGTCTACGCCACGGACACCATGTACGCCTGCTCGGAACCCGGCCAGGACGGCATCATCCAGGCCATCAAAGACAAAAACCTTACCGGCGTGGTGGTGGCTTCCTGCACCCCGCGCATGCACGAGCCCACCTTCCGCAAGGCCGTCGAACGGGCGGGGCTTAACCGCTTCATGTTCGAAATGGCCAACATCCGCGAGCACGTCTCCTGGATCGGCCGGGACCGCGAGGCCAATACCAACAAGTCCGTGGATCTGGTGCGCATCGCCGTGGAAAAGCTGCGCCGCGACGCGCCGCTGATCCCCAGCAAGTTCTCGGTCAACAAGCGCGTCATGGTCATCGGCGGCGGCGTGGCCGGCATCCAGGCGGCCCTGGACTGCGCCGACGGCGGCCTTGAGGTCGTGCTGGTCGAGCGCGAATCCTCCATCGGCGGCAAGATGGCCAAGCTCGACAAGACCTTCCCCACGGTCGACTGTTCGAGCTGCATCCTGGGCCCCAAGATGGTCGACGTGGCCCAGCACCCCAACATCACGCTCCACGCCTACGCCGAAGTCGATTCCATCGGCGGCTACGTGGGCAACTTCCAGGTGCAGGTCAAAAAACGCGCCACCTACGTCGATTGGGAACTGTGCACCGGCTGCGGGGCCTGCATGGAGAAGTGTCCGAGCAAGAAAAACCCGGACGCCTTCAACGAAAAGATCGGTCCCTGCACCTCCATCAACATTCCCTTTCCCCAGGCCATCCCGAAAAAAGCGGTCATCGACCCCACCACCTGCCGCCAGTTCGTCAAGGGCAAGTGCGGCGTGTGCGCCAAGGTCTGCCCGACCAAGGCCATCCGCTACGACATGACCGATGAGATCGTCACCGAGGACGTCGGCGCCATCGTGGCCGCCACCGGCTACGACCTCTTCGACATCTCCAAGGTGACCGAGTACGGCGGCGGGCGCTACCCCGACGTCATCACCGGCCTGCAGTACGAACGCCTGCTGTCGGCCTCCGGCCCCACCGGCGGCCACATCAAGCGGCCCTCGGACGGCAAGGAACCCAAAAACGTCGTCTTCATCCAGTGCGTGGGTTCGCGCGACAAGTCCCTGGACCGGCCGTACTGCTCGGGCTTCTGCTGCATGTACACGGCCAAGCAGACCATCCTGACCAAGGACCATATCCCGGATTCCCAGTCCTACGTCTTCTACATGGACATCCGCTCTCCCGGCAAAATGTACGACGAGTTCACCCGCCGGGCCATGGAAGAGTATGGCGCGCGCTACATCCGGGGCCGCGTGGCCATGGTCTACCCCAAGGGCGACAAGATGATCGTGCGCGGGGCCGACACCCTGGCCGGCACCCAGGTCGAGATCGAAGCCGACCTGGTCGTCCTGGCCGCCGGCGCCGAAGCCGCCAAGGGCGCGCCCCAGCTGGCCGAGAAGCTGCGCATCTCCTACGACAAGTACGGCTTTTTCATGGAAAGCCATCCCAAGCTCAAGCCCGTGGAGACCAACACCGCCGGCGTCTATCTGGCCGGTTCCTGCCAGGGTCCCAAGGACATTCCCCAGTCCGTGGGCCAGGGCAGCGCCGCCGCCGCCAAGGTTTTGGCCCTGTTCTCCAAGGACATGCTGGAAAGCGATCCGCAGATCAGCCGCGTGGACATCAAGCGCTGCGTGGGCTGCGGCAAGTGCATCATGACCTGCCCGTTCAAGGCCATCAAGGAAGTCGAATTCCGGGGCCAGAAAAAGGCCGAGGTCATCGAGACCGTCTGCCAGGGCTGCGGCATCTGCACCTCCACCTGCCCCCAGGGGGCCATCCAGCTGTCGCACTTCACGGACAACCAAATCCTCGCGGAGGTCAACGCCTTATGCCAGTCCTGACCGGCAAGGAACTGCGGATCGTCGGATTCCTGTGCAACTGGTGCTCCTACGGCGGCGCGGACACGGCAGGCGTTGGGCGGTTCAATCAGCCCACGGACCTGCGGATCATCCGCGTGCCCTGCTCCGGGCGCATTGATCCCCTGTTCATCGCCAAAACGCTCATTAACGGCGCCGACGGCGTCCTCGTCTCCGGCTGCCACCCGCGCGACTGCCACTACGCCGAGGGCAACTTCTACGCCCGCCGGCGTCTGGAAGTCCTCAAGCGCTTCCTGCCTATCCTGGGCATCGACCCGGCCCGGTTCGACTACACCTGGGTCTCGGCCTCGGAAGGCCAGCGCTGGCAGAAGGTGGTGACGGTCTTTACCGAACAGATTCACGCCCTGGGACCGGCGACGCGCCACGAGAACGTGTCCCCGGAACTGTTGGCCAAGGTCGCTTCGGCCATCCAAGGAGGCAACCGTGTCGCGG
It contains:
- a CDS encoding CoB--CoM heterodisulfide reductase iron-sulfur subunit A family protein, with amino-acid sequence MRIGVFVCHCGSNIEGTVDTATVAKASLDFPEVVYATDTMYACSEPGQDGIIQAIKDKNLTGVVVASCTPRMHEPTFRKAVERAGLNRFMFEMANIREHVSWIGRDREANTNKSVDLVRIAVEKLRRDAPLIPSKFSVNKRVMVIGGGVAGIQAALDCADGGLEVVLVERESSIGGKMAKLDKTFPTVDCSSCILGPKMVDVAQHPNITLHAYAEVDSIGGYVGNFQVQVKKRATYVDWELCTGCGACMEKCPSKKNPDAFNEKIGPCTSINIPFPQAIPKKAVIDPTTCRQFVKGKCGVCAKVCPTKAIRYDMTDEIVTEDVGAIVAATGYDLFDISKVTEYGGGRYPDVITGLQYERLLSASGPTGGHIKRPSDGKEPKNVVFIQCVGSRDKSLDRPYCSGFCCMYTAKQTILTKDHIPDSQSYVFYMDIRSPGKMYDEFTRRAMEEYGARYIRGRVAMVYPKGDKMIVRGADTLAGTQVEIEADLVVLAAGAEAAKGAPQLAEKLRISYDKYGFFMESHPKLKPVETNTAGVYLAGSCQGPKDIPQSVGQGSAAAAKVLALFSKDMLESDPQISRVDIKRCVGCGKCIMTCPFKAIKEVEFRGQKKAEVIETVCQGCGICTSTCPQGAIQLSHFTDNQILAEVNALCQS
- a CDS encoding CoB--CoM heterodisulfide reductase iron-sulfur subunit B family protein translates to MSEAIAYYPGCSGLGTSKEYDTSTRAVCAALGLSLVDIPDWSCCGSSPAHTKDHVLSAALAARNLQLVSDMGLKAAATPCPSCLTNLRTANHRCEAAPFKAKVDKLLDDPYAGGVNAVSVLQALTEMVGLDAVKSAVRTPLKGLKVACYYGCIMNRPPELMAFDDCENPMAMDNILAAMGAEVVPFPLKVECCGASYGIPRPDVVAKLSGKLLDVAQSVGADMVAVACPLCQMNLDLRQGQINRAGGTNYRMPVPYFTQLMAVALNIADEDIGFGKLCVDPRPVLSKALAVAD
- a CDS encoding 4Fe-4S dicluster domain-containing protein produces the protein MNIINLTRDYDEDFVHRVEEESGQNVSLCYQCGNCTAGCPYTFAYDIPVSQIMRLVQAGQKKTVLSSKSIWLCATCESCTTRCPNMIDVACVMDVLRHMARREGLAAVPQVKTFWDSFLDSVRAHGRVFELGLLINYVAKTGRFWTDMDLGPKILPKGKLGFTPHDIQGKEHVARIFERFERESNS
- a CDS encoding hydrogenase iron-sulfur subunit translates to MPVLTGKELRIVGFLCNWCSYGGADTAGVGRFNQPTDLRIIRVPCSGRIDPLFIAKTLINGADGVLVSGCHPRDCHYAEGNFYARRRLEVLKRFLPILGIDPARFDYTWVSASEGQRWQKVVTVFTEQIHALGPATRHENVSPELLAKVASAIQGGNRVAA